A section of the Oncorhynchus tshawytscha isolate Ot180627B linkage group LG09, Otsh_v2.0, whole genome shotgun sequence genome encodes:
- the LOC112214650 gene encoding sal-like protein 3 has translation MSRRKQKRPQQLVNSDPGGTRLLSHDDQLSAKSPSMSLGSELTSSGSSSSSPTSLEGRQPPLAPRPSPGGLHAPSLPSESSPPPHWPSHIAPYTTSLPNTHSSLSPDFPHPSLSSQTQSLPLNLNQTSGHPLSHQAHSHATMTSPQMGSSATITTSSLSSSSSSLPPCRESTSPGHQNGSSPLVPGLGQIQVPPTLAVLLEELRVLQQRQIHQMQMTEEICRHVLRLGGAIYTQDTSQAGSGEKNQIPTAGSPSPPHHPCSAPVKSSASPLLAGLPSLLPQLTVSKPSLSSHTNGSRAPNSSTSPSSSSSTTWSSSIVSSMHPLSLGLPPHYLHEKSSNTSPFGHSNGVSFPTPPLPTSSHSQDHLLQSSSSLGSLSSAGRPQHACKFCGKVLSSDSSLQIHLRSHTGERPYHCPVCLSRFTTRGNLKAHFLRHREQNPELSLSLLPPALEQPSPAPVAALTGQRRRKRRAEDEEPPFGGVKGMTEGMALGFLSGASPRPSPSSIPMPPSMDMALLSTAHSLLQLNRASAAAGSASGSVLPPSSSSSMGSQFKGAKQQRFDENTPPHSALHPGSPYSQLAHFPKILFPGGPSPHHLALLRSPGTHPSTSHLTSPHTQLPFPPYPKLPTSSPSSSSTTSFTQTSDTSKLQRLVQKLEKQPQGGGQFSSCGPADGSSNGETHGHDLTTSSSAYRREMMAALGLGPNPNTEAMVSSRGQGLPVSNNPALAPNQCGVCLRVLSCPRALSLHQATHLGERPFPCKLCGRSFSTKGSLRAHLATHRARPPNARTQNSCPLCPRKFTNALVLQHHIRMHLGGQIPPGGEGEEGTDMTQEDLGQMTTASPSKPSSLQGLHPLALKMTSSISNPDSLVSSLDFGGPATKQSQAADPSPPIEGECEPSPSTDSISPPLTHNPSPEDPMLLGERSESDSGPSAASLEDLQDSPADLSNASPISLPKTSLTSSLPASVGNGEEEEEENIPLALCVSRPALDTDGSRSGGLINGSGSTTVNPTNSPDGLISSPESDSTPKSPATLNPSPTLTPPASPEAASEPAQSPSITPPEPSPEGETDPLEGASESTESGETSSVEGPEREKQTASSTEESDRAPEEPEASQLATPASTPSKPYSCTLCGKAYASRSGLKGHMKTHPVLTNVPTETPPPATLTNDNDTTEDPSSVSANGKEDEK, from the exons ATGTCACGCCGGAAGCAGAAACGACCCCAGCAACTTGTTAACTCGGACCCGGGGGGCACGCGGTTACTATCGCACG aTGACCAGCTGTCAGCAAAGTCACCGTCCATGTCTCTGGGCTCAGAACTGACCTCATCTGGGTCCTCCTCGTCCTCCCCCACCTCGCTCGAAGGCCGACAGCCCCCCCTGGCCCCGCGGCCATCCCCCGGGGGTCTCCACGCACCCTCCCTCCCCAGCGAAAGCTCTCCGCCCCCCCACTGGCCCAGCCACATCGCCCCCTACACCACCTCTCTTCCCAACAcccactcatccctctctccagacTTCCCTCACCCCTCTTTATCCTCCCAGACCCAATCCCTGCCACTCAACCTCAATCAGACATCGGGCCATCCCCTCTCCCATCAGGCCCACTCCCACGCCACTATGACCTCACCACAGATGGGCAGCTCTGCCACCATCACtacctcctccttgtcctcctcctcgtCTAGCCTCCCTCCCTGCCGGGAGAGCACCAGTCCTGGGCATCAGAATGGCTCCAGCCCCCTGGTGCCAGGGCTAGGCCAGATCCAGGTGCCACCGACCCTGGCTGTGCTCCTGGAGgagctgagggtgctgcagcagagGCAGATCCACCAGATGCAGATGACTGAGGAGATCTGTAGGCATGTCCTCCGGTTAGGAGGGGCCATCTATACCCAAGACACCTCCCAGGCTGGTAGTGGAGAGAAGAACCAAATACCTACAGCAGGATCCCCCTCCCCACCACATCATCCCTGCTCTGCCCCTGTCAAATCCTCAGCCTCCCCTCTCCTGGCcggcctcccctccctcctcccccagctcACTGTGTCCAAGcccagcctctcctctcacaCTAATGGGAGCAGAGCCCCAAACTCCTCTACCTcaccctcatcctcttcctccaccacttGGAGCTCCTCGATAGTCTCCTCCATGCATCCTCTGTCCCTGGGTCTCCCCCCGCACTATCTCCACGAGAAATCCTCCAACACCTCCCCCTTTGGCCACAGCAACGGGGTCAGCTTCCCCACGCCACCACTCCCCACCTCCAGCCACTCCCAGGACCACCTGCTGCAGTCCAGCTCCTCCCTGGGGTCCTTGTCCTCAGCAGGACGTCCTCAGCATGCCTGTAAGTTTTGTGGGAAGGTCTTGAGCAGTGATTCCTCGCTACAGATCCACCTGCGCTCCCACACGGGTGAGAGGCCCTACCATTGTCCCGTCTGCCTCAGTCGCTTTACCACCCGCGGGAACCTCAAGGCCCACTTCCTGCGTCACCGCGAGCAGAACCCTGAGCTGTCGCTCTCGCTCCTCCCCCCGGCTCTGGAGCAGCCCAGCCCTGCTCCCGTCGCTGCCCTCACCGGCCAGAGACGTAGGAAGCGCCGGGCAGAAGACGAGGAGCCGCCGTTCGGAGGCGTGAAAGGAATGACGGAGGGAATGGCGCTCGGTTTCCTTTCCGGGGCATCTCCTcgcccctccccttcctctataCCTATGCCACCCAGTATGGATATGGCACTGTTGTCCACGGCTCACTCCCTTTTACAGCTGAACAGGGCCTCTGCTGCAGCAGGCAGCGCCTCAGGTAGTGTGTTACCGccatcatcctcatcctccatGGGTAGCCAGTTCAAAGGGGCGAAGCAGCAGAGGTTTGATGAGAACACCCCTCCACACTCCGCCCTCCACCCAGGCTCCCCCTACTCCCAGCTGGCCCACTTCCCCAAAATCCTTTTCCCCGGAGGACCCTCGCCCCACCACCTCGCCCTCCTCCGTTCCCCGGGGacccacccctctacctcccacCTCACCTCCCCCCACACTCAGcttcccttccctccctatcCTAAACTCCCCACTTCctccccgtcctcctcctccaccacctccttcaCTCAAACCTCCGACACCTCCAAGTTGCAGCGACTGGTCCAGAAGTTGGAGAAGCAGCCCCAGGGCGGGGGCCAGTTTTCCTCCTGCGGCCCAGCAGACGGCTCCTCAAACGGGGAAACCCACGGCCACGACCTGACCACAAGCTCCAGCGCCTACCGCAGGGAGATGATGGCAGCCCTGGGCCTTGGCCCCAACCCAAACACTGAGGCCATGGTGAGCAGCCGGGGACAGGGTCTCCCTGTATCCAACAATCCTGCCCTGGCTCCTAACCAGTGTGGGGTGTGCCTGCGGGTGCTCTCCTGCCCCAGGGCCCTGAGTCTCCACCAGGCCACCCACCTGGGCGAACGCCCTTTCCCCTGTAAGCTGTGTGGACGCTCCTTCTCCACTAAAGGAAGCCTGAGGGCCCACCTCGCCACCCACCGTGCACGCCCGCCCAACGCCCGCACCCAGAACTCCTGCCCGCTGTGCCCGCGCAAGTTCACCAATGCCCTGGTGCTGCAGCACCACATCCGCATGCACCTGGGGGGCCAGATACccccagggggagagggggaggaaggtacAGATATGACCCAAGAAGATCTGGGCCAAATGACCACAGCCTCTCCATCCAAACCCTCCAGCCTCCAAGGCCTGCACCCCCTGGCTTTAAAAATGACCAGCTCCATCTCTAACCCTGACTCGCTGGTCAGCAGCTTAGACTTCGGAGGTCCGGCTACCAAGCAATCCCAGGCAGCTGACCCGAGCCCACCTATAGAGGGGGAGTGTGAACCCTCGCCCTCCACGGACAGCATTAGCCCACCTCTGACCCATAATCCCTCCCCAGAAGACCCCATGCTCCTGGGGGAAAGATCTGAGTCAGACTCCGGCCCATCTGCAGCCTCTCTGGAAGACTTGCAAGACTCCCCAGCTGACCTTTCGAACGCCAGCCCAATTAGTCTACCCAAGACATCCTTGACCAGCTCCTTGCCAGCCTCAGTGGGGaatggtgaggaagaggaggaggaaaacatCCCTCTTGCCCTCTGTGTCTCTAGACCAGCTTTGGATACTGATGGTAGTAGGTCAGGAGGGCTCATCAATGGCTCTGGCTCAACCACAGTGAACCCGACTAACTCTCCAGATGGACTCATCTCCAGTCCTGAATCTGATTCCACCCCAAAATCCCCTGCCACCCTCAACCCTTCACCCACGCTCACCCCTCCTGCCAGCCCTGAAGCAGCTTCAGAGCCAGCCCAGTCCCCCAGTATCACCCCACCGGAGCCCAGTCCTGAAGGGGAGACAGACCCACTTGAAGGGGCAAGTGAGAGCACAGAATCCGGAGAAACCTCATCGGTCGAGgggcctgagagagagaagcagaccgCTAGCTCCACAGAGGAGAGTGACAGGGCTCCAGAGGAACCAGAGGCCTCCCAGCTAGCCACCCCAGCCTCAACGCCCTCCAAACCCTACTCCTGCACCCTGTGTGGGAAGGCATACGCCAGTCGCAGTGGATTAAAG GGACACATGAAGACACACCCTGTGTTGACCAACGTTCCCACCGAGACTCCTCCTCCCGCCACCCTGACCAATGACAATGACACTACGGAGGATCCGAGTTCGGTCTCAGCAAATGGAAAGGAGGATGAAAAGTAA
- the LOC112214960 gene encoding E3 ubiquitin-protein ligase CCNB1IP1, which produces MSMCDDTLLCNYPKCRAKLCGFAWVTACSHAFCDQHGSGEFSRSPAICPACSSALSGKLDIVRTELSPSEEYKAMVLAGLRPETVLDISARALAFWTYQVHQERMFQEYSLSRAEGQVKQMEKVLTQQNQSRELELNAMRGEVTSLKKVMEEYKRKYSEVSERLMERNRQYQKLQGLYDSLRLRNMVVGDREAPRQPGPPEFNTGVVRQPSPRGSPHFLGMGPEGDSRLFSSLEPDAGAKTFFQFSSPARDRGRALLKKY; this is translated from the exons ATGTCTATGTGCGACGACACTCTGCTCTGCAACTACCCAAAGTGTCGGGCGAAGCTGTGTGGGTTCGCCTGGGTCACAGCTTGCTCTCACGCCTTCTGTGACCAACATGGATCCGGAGAGTTCAGCCGCTCCCCGGCAATATGCCCGGCCTGCTCCTCTGCACTCTCGGGAAAGCTGGACATCGTGCGCACTGAGCTGTCGCCATCTGAGGAGTACAAGGCCATGGTGTTGGCGGGACTGAGGCCAGAGACAGTGCTGGACATAAGCGCCCGTGCCCTGGCTTTCTGGACTTACCAG gtgcACCAGGAGCGTATGTTCCAGGAGTACAGTCTGTCCCGGGCCGAGGGTCAGGTGAAACAGATGGAGAAGGTGCTGACCCAGCAGAACCAGAGCAGAGAGCTGGAGCTCAATGCCATGAGAGGGGAGGTCACCTCACTGAAGAAG GTGATGGAGGAGTACAAGAGGAAGTACAGTGAGGTGTCAGAGCGTCTGATGGAGAGGAACAGACAGTACCAGAAGCTACAGGGGCTCTATGACTCGCTGAGGCTACGCAACATGGTggtgggggacagagaggcacCACGCCAGCCAGGACCCCCGGAGTTCAacacag GGGTGGTCAGGCAGCCCTCTCCCCGAGGGAGTCCTCACTTCCTGGGCATGGGCCCTGAGGGGGACAGCCGCCTTTTCTCCTCCCTGGAGCCCGATGCTGGAGCCAAGACCTTCTTCCAGTTCAGCTCTCCTGCCAGAGACAGGGGCCGGGCCTTACTCAAGAAATACTGA